Below is a window of Candidatus Binataceae bacterium DNA.
AACTGCGACATCCCCATGCATCCGAGCCCCAGCTCGGACACCACGAGCCCATGGCTGCCAAGTTTTCGCTTCTTCATGGATGACACCTCATACTGCAATTGCCTTGAGCGTGCGAGGCCGATACTCGGGTTTTACTGCGTCCGGGCGCGCAGGCCAAGCCCGCGCCGCTTGCGCGCGCGAGTTGCGCAGAGACAACTCGGACATCGGATGATCGAAAAAAATGGCGGAATTTCTGTTCAACGGACCCGAGGGCGCCGCGAGCACGCTCGTCCTCGCGCACGGAGCGGGCGGTCCGATGGATTCGCCCTTCATGGAGACGATCGCCGCCGGCGTCGCAAAGGCCGGAATCCGCGTCGCGCGCTTCGAGTTCCCCTACATGCGGCGATGGCGCGAAACCCGCAAAGGCGGCGCGCCCGATCCCGCGCCCGTGCTGATGCAATCCTGGCGCGATGCGATCGATGAACTCGGCGGCGGAAAGAGCCTCATCATCGGCGGCAAATCGCTCGGTGGCCGGATGGCAAGCATGATCGCGGACGAAACCGGCGTGCGCGGACTCGTCTGTCTCGGCTATCCGTTTCATCCGCCGGGCAAGCCCGAGCGCACGCGCACGCGGCATCTCGAAGAGCTTCGCACTCCGGCGTTGATCCTCCAGGGAACCCGCGACCCCTTTGGCAAGCCCGCGGAGGTCAGGAGCTACAAGCTCGCGCGCGCGATCCGGGTTGAATGGCTCGAGGATGGCGACCATTCGCTCAAGCCGCGTGTGCGGTCGGGCCGCGCCGAAGCCGATAATCTTAACGCGGCCGTCATCCGCATCGCGGAATTTATCGCCGCGCTGTGAACTCGGTTGCGGCGTCCAAATCATGCCAGGTCATGCCGGCCGCGCCACGCTCGACGCGTTGGCGCACCCCCCAAAGTGCACAACGCGCGCAGGAATGTCTTGTGTTGGATGGCTGCGCTCCGTAATTTCTTCCAATATGTCGTCTTCTCCCGCTCCGCACGCGAATGGTGCGGCGCCCACGCTAATCGACCTGATCCGGCATCACACCCGCTTCACCATCGCGAAGCGGCGGGCGGAAATGTCGCGGCGCGACTGGTTTCACGTCACCGCGCTTGCGGTACGCGACCTGCTGGTCGAACGAATGGTCGCGACCCGCGCGCGCTTCGAACGCACTGGCACGAAGAAGCTCTATTACCTCTCGCTCGAGTACCTCGTCGGGCGCTCGCTCGAAAACAATCTGCTCAACCTCGGCGCGATCGAGGCCTGCCGCGAATTCCTCGCGGTCAACGGAATCGACCTGCAGCTGCTGTTCGAAGAGGAAGCTGACGCGGGACTCGGCAACGGGGGCCTGGGCCGCCTCGCCGCCTGCCTTCTCGATTCGCTGGCCACGCTCGATTTGCCCGGCTACGCCTACGGCATCAACTACGAGTTCGGCCTCTTCCGCCAGGGAATCAGGGACGGCTACCAGGTCGAGCAGCCCGATAACTGGCGGCGCGACATCTCGCCGTGGCTGATCACGCGGGCTGACGAAGCCTGCGTGGTGCCGGTGTACGGCCGAATCGAGCCGGCGAGCAACCATCGCGGCGAGTACCGGTCGCTATGGGTGGATCAAC
It encodes the following:
- a CDS encoding alpha/beta family hydrolase codes for the protein MAEFLFNGPEGAASTLVLAHGAGGPMDSPFMETIAAGVAKAGIRVARFEFPYMRRWRETRKGGAPDPAPVLMQSWRDAIDELGGGKSLIIGGKSLGGRMASMIADETGVRGLVCLGYPFHPPGKPERTRTRHLEELRTPALILQGTRDPFGKPAEVRSYKLARAIRVEWLEDGDHSLKPRVRSGRAEADNLNAAVIRIAEFIAAL